Sequence from the Nocardiopsis sp. YSL2 genome:
CTCGTCGGAGGTATCGCCGTCATGGTCTTCCTCGACTGGCGCCTGTTCCTGGTGAGTGCCGCGATGGTCGTGGCGGTCGGACTGCTCATGGGCGTGGTCCTGCCGCGGATCGGCGCCGCAACCCAGGCCGCCCAGGCGGCACTGGGCGAGATGGGCTCTCATCTGGAGCGGGTCTTCGGGGCGTTCCGCACGGTCAAGGCCTCCTCGGCCGAGCGGGTGGAGACCGACCGGCTGGACGCGGCGGCCGTGGAGTCCTGGCGCAAGGGTGTCGCGGTGGCCGGATGGTCCGCGGTGTCGGGCACCGCGACCCGGCTGGCGGTCAACATCGCCTTCCTGACCATCCTCGCGATCGGCGGCGCCCGGGTGGCCACCGGCGGGATGGACGTGTCGACGCTGATCGCGTTTCTGTTGCTGCTCTTCTATCTCATGCAGCCCATCAGCAGCCTGACCTCCTCAGCGACCCAGTTGCAGACCGGCCTGGCCGCCGTGCGCCGCATCGACGAGGTCGCCGAACTCGACCGCGAGGACGCGAAGCCCCGCTCGGCCCGGGGACCGGCGACCGGCGCCGGCGGTCCCGCCTCGGTGGTCTTCGAGGACGTCGCCTTCCGTTACCGGCCCGGACTGGCCCCGGTCCACCACGGTGTATCGTTCACCGCTGACGGCGCTGGCCTCACCGCGCTGGTCGGCCCCTCCGGCGCGGGCAAGACGACCGTGTTCTCTCTGATCGAGCGGTTCTACGATGCCACCTCGGGCCGGGTCCTGCTGGACGGCATCGACGTGCGCTCATGGCCGCTGGCAGCCCTGCGCGCCCAGATCGGATACGTCGAGCAGGACGCCCCGGTCCTGGACGGCACCCTTTGGGAGAACCTGATGATGGCCGCACCCGGGGCGGGCGAGGACGCGCTGGCCGATGTGGTGGCCCGGGCCCGGCTCAGCGAACTGGTCGACCGCTTGCCTGAGGGGATGAACAGCGCCATCGGCCACCGGGGCGTGACCATCTCCGGCGGCGAGAGGCAGCGCGTGGCCATCGCCCGCGCCCTGCTGCGCGACCCCCGGCTGCTGCTCATGGACGAGGCGACCTCACAACTGGACGCGGCCAACGAGGGCGCGCTCAAGGCAGTCATGCTGGAGGCGGCCCGGCACACCAACGTGATCGTGGTCGCCCACAGGCTATCCACGGTCACCAATGCGGACCGGATCGTGGTGATGGACGCGGGCCGGGTGCGCGCGGTGGGCACCCACGCCGAGTTGGTGACCGGGGACGAGCTGTACCGGGACCTGGCCGCCGGACAGCTCCTGGCCACCGAACGGCTCTGAGAGCCCGTCCCGGGTGTGCATGTCCTGATCCTGGGAGTTCCGCGTTCGAGCGCGCGTTCCGGGATCCCGCCCCACGGCTGCGCGTATCGCGGTATCCGTCATTTCGTGATCGAACGACGCCACCCGACCTGACGAAAGTCAGGGCCGTGCCCGGTCGGTCGGCACTGTCGGCGGAGTGCTGTCGCTACTTAGCGTGGTCATGATGAGACGACCACGACGGGAAAGCGGCGATATGGGCACGCCCACGAGGCAGCGCGGATACACACTTCAGGCGGTCCACCTGGTCAAACAGTATGGCGAGGGTCCCACCTCCGTCACCGCCGTCGCCGGCGTGGAGCTCGGCTTCTCCCGTGGGGAGTTCACCGCGGTAATGGGGCCGTCCGGGTCCGGTAAGTCCACCCTCATGCACCTGTTGGCGGGGTTGGACACGCCCACCAGCGGGCGGGTGGTGGTCGAGGGCCGAGACCTGTCCCAGCTCACCGACAAGGAGCTCACCGTTCTGCGGCGCGAGCGGATCGGCTTCGTCTTTCAGGCCTTCAACCTGTTGCCCACCCTCACCGCGGAGCAGAACATCCTGCTCCCGCTCAAGCTCTCCGGCCGACGCCCGGACCAGGCCTTCTTCGCTGAGGTAGTGCGTTCCCTGCGCCTCGGCGACCGGCTCGGGCACCGTCCTGGCGAGCTGTCGGGCGGGCAACAGCAAAGAGTCGCGGTCGCGCGTGCCCTGCTCACGCGGCCCGCCGTTGTCTTCGCCGACGAGCCGACCGGGGCCCTTGACGTCTCCACCGGCCGTGAACTGCTCGAACGTTTGCGTGTGGCCTGCGTCGAACTGGGCCAGACCATCGTCATGGTCACCCACGACCCGGTCGCGGCGACCTACGCGGACCGTGTCGTGCTGATGTCCGATGGTGTGCTGCACGGCACCATCGACCATCCCACCACTCAAGAGGTCCTCACAGCCATGACCCGGGCGGAGGGCTGATGCTCGGCTACGCCTGGGCGCAGATTCGCGCCTACCCGGTCCGGCTGACGGCCGTCTTGTTGGCGATCGTTCTGGGTACGACATTCCTCGCGGCCACGGCCGTGTTCACCTCTACCTCCGCCGCGGGGCTGCGGGCGGTGGCCGCTGCCCCGCTCTCCGCGGCCGACGTGGTCGTCGATCTGGATCCGGAGGCCGCTGATCCCGGACCGGAGTGGCCGGACCTGGTCGCCGACCACCCCGACGTGGCAGTCGTCGCCCCCTACCATGCCCGCACCGTCGAACTGCTCACGGACGACCAGCGGGCCACGACCAACGTCTACAGCATCGCGGCCGAGCCCGAGCTGCGCTGGTTCGACCTGGAGGAGGGTGTCTGGCCCTCGGCGACCGACGAGATCATCGCCGATTCCACGACCCTGGAAGCGGCGGGCCTTGCTATCGGGGACACTGTGCGGCTCGTCCCCTCGGAAGGCGAGGAATCCCGGGTCACCGTGGTCGGCGCCGTGGAACTGGGCTTCCAGCCGCTGACAGGGGTCCAGTACCAGTTCTATGCCTCCGAGGCGTACTTCGCGGGGGACACGCCCGTCAGCGCCCTGGGCCGTGTCGCCGACGGCGCATCCGCTTCCGCGACGGCGGCGGACCTGACGGCTTCCCTGCCTGAGGGCCTGGGCGCCATGACGGCCGAGGAACAGGCCGACTTGGCGGCCGACCGGTTCGCGGGCGGCTCCCAACAGCTGGAGCTGATCCTTCTCGCATTCGCACTCATCGCCCTACTCGCGGCGGCGATGGTCATCACCAACACCTTCACCATCCTGCTCGCCCAGCGCCGCAGGGACACTGCTCTGCTGCGGCTGGTCGGGGCGGACCGTGCACAGGTGCGCAACCTGGTCGTCACCGAGTCCCTGATCACGGGTTCGGCGGGTTCGCTTCTTGGAGTGGCCACGGGAGTGGGCGTCGGATACGCGGCGGCCTCGATGATGGGGCTCACCGGCGGCGGCCTGGACGTCAACTTGCCGGCCCTGGGCGGAGCGTTCCTGGTCGGTGTGGGAACGACCGTGTGCGCGGCGTGGTTGCCTGCTCGCCGGGCCGCCGCGACGGCGCCGGTGGAGGCCCTGCGCTCGGCCCCTCTGCAGGGCTATCCCCGCTTCGGCGTGGTTCAGGTCGTGGGCGCAGCGGTCGCGCTGGTCGGTGTGGCGGCGATGGGTGTGGGAGCGGCGGCCGGTTCTCTGCCGCTGGCCATCGGCGGTGGATTTGTCGGGGCGATCGGCCTGCTCGTGGTACTGCGGTCCGCGATCTCCGGACTCATCAGGGTGGTCGATCCGTTGCTGCGCCGGATGGGTGGCATCGCGGAGCTGGCCGGGGCCAATCTTCAGCGCAACCTCGGCCGGGCGGCCACAGCCACGCTCGCGCTGGTGCTGGGGCTCGGCCTGATCACCGCTTTGACCACGGCCGCCGCCACCGGCCGGGCGACCATCGACAGCGATCTGCGCGACCGGTACCCGGTGGACGTGAGCGCCCGTGTGGACTCCGGCTCGGTCGGCCCGGGCACCGTCGAGATGGTCGCGGAGATCGACT
This genomic interval carries:
- a CDS encoding ABC transporter ATP-binding protein, translated to MSVDDVENPLAEAARTAPLRRLWDYARPHWRVLVVGTVFSFLGGATSLAQPLVARHVIDALGAGDPVMGAVLALTTVIVGGALIGALGAFLLERTGQGIVLDVRRSLVGSLVRLRVSEVDRLKPGDLVARLTADTTLLRSVATSGLTDMVSSSLLLVGGIAVMVFLDWRLFLVSAAMVVAVGLLMGVVLPRIGAATQAAQAALGEMGSHLERVFGAFRTVKASSAERVETDRLDAAAVESWRKGVAVAGWSAVSGTATRLAVNIAFLTILAIGGARVATGGMDVSTLIAFLLLLFYLMQPISSLTSSATQLQTGLAAVRRIDEVAELDREDAKPRSARGPATGAGGPASVVFEDVAFRYRPGLAPVHHGVSFTADGAGLTALVGPSGAGKTTVFSLIERFYDATSGRVLLDGIDVRSWPLAALRAQIGYVEQDAPVLDGTLWENLMMAAPGAGEDALADVVARARLSELVDRLPEGMNSAIGHRGVTISGGERQRVAIARALLRDPRLLLMDEATSQLDAANEGALKAVMLEAARHTNVIVVAHRLSTVTNADRIVVMDAGRVRAVGTHAELVTGDELYRDLAAGQLLATERL
- a CDS encoding ABC transporter ATP-binding protein, whose amino-acid sequence is MGTPTRQRGYTLQAVHLVKQYGEGPTSVTAVAGVELGFSRGEFTAVMGPSGSGKSTLMHLLAGLDTPTSGRVVVEGRDLSQLTDKELTVLRRERIGFVFQAFNLLPTLTAEQNILLPLKLSGRRPDQAFFAEVVRSLRLGDRLGHRPGELSGGQQQRVAVARALLTRPAVVFADEPTGALDVSTGRELLERLRVACVELGQTIVMVTHDPVAATYADRVVLMSDGVLHGTIDHPTTQEVLTAMTRAEG
- a CDS encoding FtsX-like permease family protein, which gives rise to MLGYAWAQIRAYPVRLTAVLLAIVLGTTFLAATAVFTSTSAAGLRAVAAAPLSAADVVVDLDPEAADPGPEWPDLVADHPDVAVVAPYHARTVELLTDDQRATTNVYSIAAEPELRWFDLEEGVWPSATDEIIADSTTLEAAGLAIGDTVRLVPSEGEESRVTVVGAVELGFQPLTGVQYQFYASEAYFAGDTPVSALGRVADGASASATAADLTASLPEGLGAMTAEEQADLAADRFAGGSQQLELILLAFALIALLAAAMVITNTFTILLAQRRRDTALLRLVGADRAQVRNLVVTESLITGSAGSLLGVATGVGVGYAAASMMGLTGGGLDVNLPALGGAFLVGVGTTVCAAWLPARRAAATAPVEALRSAPLQGYPRFGVVQVVGAAVALVGVAAMGVGAAAGSLPLAIGGGFVGAIGLLVVLRSAISGLIRVVDPLLRRMGGIAELAGANLQRNLGRAATATLALVLGLGLITALTTAAATGRATIDSDLRDRYPVDVSARVDSGSVGPGTVEMVAEIDSLDMVEAVRTAEVEIGELGAQTLVGISPDMARAAGADELDEGGTGFPVMLVSGDQLAVLGAESGRDVDLVVGEVDQTFTVVSSNLATASGEVAPVVLDDVMDSLGTDTDQGMVWGVAGPETDRDELADRMTQVAGADPDIALSGALSERRDITEVLDILVNLSLAMLFITVVIAIIGVTNTLGLSVLERTRESALLRALGLTRSGLRGTLAVEAMVIASLGALLGILIGVPYGLVGVDAIVGATAPLVVSVPWATLGLVLLAALAIGIAATVFPAHRAARVAPAEGLSGD